GGTGAAGGTTGGACTATCCCCTTCAGTGCCGAGCAGTGGCGTGGACAGAAGCCTGCGTTCGCGCTGGTCGACGCCAAGACTGGTGAAGAAATCTTCCCGGCCGGCCAGAAGATCAGTCCGCGCGCAGCCAATAAGGCAGAGAAAGATGGCCTGAAGGAGCTGCTGCTTCCGACCGAAGAAATCTTTAGCCGCTATGCTGCGAACGATCTGATCGACGAGAAGACCGGCCGCATCTACATCGAAGCGGGTGACGAAGTTGACGCAGACAATCTCGAAGCGCTCGATGCCGCCGGTATCGACCAGATCGAGCTACTCGATATCGACGAGATCAACACCGGTCCTTGGATCCGCAACACTCTGAAGGTTGACAAGGCCGAGAACCGCGAAGAGGGTCTGGAAGCAATCTACAAGGTTATGCGTCCGGGTGAACCGCCGACACTCGAAACCGCAGAAGCGCTTTTCGAAGGCCTGTTCTTCGACGGTGAGCGCTACGACCTTTCAGCGGTTGGCCGCGTAAAGCTCAACATGCGTCTGGACCTTGACGCTGAAGACACCGTCACGACGCTGCGCAAGGAAGACATTCTTGCCGTGGTCAAGGAATTGGTCGGTCTAAAGGATGGCAAGGGCGAAGTCGATGATATCGACAACCTTGGCAACCGCCGTGTCCGCTCGGTCGGGGAGCTTCTTGAAAACCAGTACCGCGTTGGCCTGCTCCGGATGGAGCGTGCGGTCAAGGAGCGCATGAGCAGCGTCGACGTATCGACTGTCATGCCTAACGATCTCATCAATGCCAAGCCGGCCGTCGCTGCTGTACGCGAATTCTTCGGCTCTTCGCAGCTATCGCAGTTCATGGACCAGACCAACCCGCTGTCGGAAGTCACTCACAAGCGTCGCGTATCTGCGCTTGGCCCGGGTGGCCTTACCCGCGAGCGTGCAGGCTTTGAAGTCCGCGACGTACACCCGACCCACTATGGCCGTATTTGTCCGATTGAAACGCCGGAAGGCCCGAACATCGGTCTGATCAACTCGCTGGCGTCGTTCAGCCGGGTGAACAAGTATGGCTTCATCGAAACGCCGTACCGCCAGGTAAAAGACAACAAGGTCACCGGTGATGTGATCTATCTCTCCGCAATGGAAGAGCAGAAGCACACCGTTGCGCAGGCATCGGCAGAGCTAAACAAGGACGGTAGCTTTGTTGAAGAGTTCGTTTCTGCGCGCCAGAACGGCGACTATTTCATGGCGCCGCGCGAGCAGATCACGCTGATGGACGTTTCGCCCAAGCAGCTTGTTTCGGTCGCAGCTTCACTCATTCCTTTCCTGGAAAACGATGACGCGAACCGCGCACTCATGGGTTCAAACATGCAGCGTCAGGCCGTGCCGTTGGTCAAGGCAGAAGCGCCTTGGGTCGGCACGGGTATGGAAGAGACTGTAGCGCGCGATTCGGGCGCTGCAATCACTGCCAGCCGCGGTGGTATTGTCGACCAGGTCGACGCGACCCGCATCGTGATCCGTGCTATTGGCGATGTCGAGCCGGGCCAATCGGGTGTGGACATTTACACCCTTCAAAAGTTCCAGCGTTCCAACCAGAACACCTGCATCAACCAGCGCCCGCTGGTGAAAGTAGGCGACGTGATCGAAGAAGGCGATATCATCGCTGACGGTCCGTCAACCGATCTGGGCGAGCTGGCGCTAGGCAAGAACAGCCTCGTCGCCTTCATGCCTTGGAATGGCTACAACTACGAAGACTCTATCCTTATCAGCGAACGCATCGTGAAGGATGACGTATTCACCTCGATCCATATCGATGAATTCGAAGTGATGGCGCGTGATACGAAGTTGGGGCCGGAAGACATCACGCGCGACATTCCCAATGTCGGTGAAGAAGCTCTTCGCAACCTTGATGAAGCAGGCATCGTATATATCGGAGCCGAAGTGCATCCAGGCGATATTCTGGTGGGCAAGATCACACCGAAGGGCGAAAGCCCGATGACGCCGGAAGAAAAACTTCTGCGCGCTATCTTTGGTGAGAAGGCGTCCGACGTTCGTGACACCTCGCTGCGTCTGCCGCCGGGCGTTGCCGGGACCGTTGTTGAAGTGCGTGTGTTCAACCGCCACGGTATCGAAATCGATGACCGTACACGTGCGATCCAGCACGAAGAGATCGAGCGCTTGCGTAAGGACAGCCAGGACGAACGCGCGATTCTCAATCGGGCGACCTATAACCGCCTCAAGGATATGCTGGTTGGTCAAACGGCTTCTGCAGCGCCGAAGGGCGTGAAGAAAGGTGAGAAGATCACTGAAGATCTGCTGGAAGGTGTCGAGCGCCACGAATGGTTCAAGTTCGCGGTCGCCGATGACAAGCGTCAGGCACAGATCGAAGCGGTCAAGAGCCAGTATGACGAAGCCGTGAAGGGTATCGACGACAAGTTCGAAGACCGCAAGGAGAAGCTGGAGCGGGGTGATGAACTCGCACCTGGCGTTCTGAAGATGGTCAAGGTTTTTGTCGCGGTGAAGCGGAAGCTTCAACCGGGTGACAAGATGGCCGGTCGTCACGGCAACAAGGGTGTGATTTCGCGCATCCTGCCGGTCGAAGACATGCCGTTCCTTGAAGATGGTACGCCGGTCGATATCGTTTTGAACCCGTTGGGTGTGCCTTCGCGTATGAACGTCGGGCAGATCTTCGAAACGCACCTTGGTTTTGCTGCGCGCGGACTGGGTCACCAGATCGCAGCTGATTTGGAGCAGTGGAAAGCTGACAATCCGAATGCAGCCGAAGACTACAAGAAGGCCAAGCCTCCGCAGGCGGTCATCGATCGCTTGAAAGCGGTTTATGGCGAACAGTACCACGATGAGATCGAAGCGCGCAGCACTGAGGAAATCGTCGAGCTTGCTGGTAATCTGACAGCAGGTGTCCCGATGGGTACACCGGTGTTCGATGGTGCCCGCGAAGGCGATGTTACGACTGAGCTTGAGAAAGCCGGTATTCACAGTTCGGGTCAGTCGGTCCTTTATGATGGCCGCACCGGTGACGCATTCGACCGCCGCGTGACAGTGGGCATCATCTACATGCTCAAGCTGCACCACCTGGTCGATGACAAGATCCACGCTCGATCGATCGGTCCGTACTCGCTCGTCACTCAGCAACCGCTGGGCGGT
The Altererythrobacter ishigakiensis genome window above contains:
- the rpoB gene encoding DNA-directed RNA polymerase subunit beta → MATKAKAPKASGTAKKRIRKIFGDIHEVVDMPNLIEVQRESYEQFLRSNKEIDYVSGLEKTLRSVFPIRDFAGTAELDFVHYELEEPKHDTTECKQRGITYAAPMKVTLRLIVFEVDQETETRSVLDIKEQDVYMGDMPLMTENGTFIINGTERVIVSQMHRSPGVLFDHDRGKTHSSGKLLFAARVIPYRGSWLDFEFDAKDIVNVRIDRKRKLPVTALLYALGLDSEEILHHFYKTVTWKRASGKKGEGWTIPFSAEQWRGQKPAFALVDAKTGEEIFPAGQKISPRAANKAEKDGLKELLLPTEEIFSRYAANDLIDEKTGRIYIEAGDEVDADNLEALDAAGIDQIELLDIDEINTGPWIRNTLKVDKAENREEGLEAIYKVMRPGEPPTLETAEALFEGLFFDGERYDLSAVGRVKLNMRLDLDAEDTVTTLRKEDILAVVKELVGLKDGKGEVDDIDNLGNRRVRSVGELLENQYRVGLLRMERAVKERMSSVDVSTVMPNDLINAKPAVAAVREFFGSSQLSQFMDQTNPLSEVTHKRRVSALGPGGLTRERAGFEVRDVHPTHYGRICPIETPEGPNIGLINSLASFSRVNKYGFIETPYRQVKDNKVTGDVIYLSAMEEQKHTVAQASAELNKDGSFVEEFVSARQNGDYFMAPREQITLMDVSPKQLVSVAASLIPFLENDDANRALMGSNMQRQAVPLVKAEAPWVGTGMEETVARDSGAAITASRGGIVDQVDATRIVIRAIGDVEPGQSGVDIYTLQKFQRSNQNTCINQRPLVKVGDVIEEGDIIADGPSTDLGELALGKNSLVAFMPWNGYNYEDSILISERIVKDDVFTSIHIDEFEVMARDTKLGPEDITRDIPNVGEEALRNLDEAGIVYIGAEVHPGDILVGKITPKGESPMTPEEKLLRAIFGEKASDVRDTSLRLPPGVAGTVVEVRVFNRHGIEIDDRTRAIQHEEIERLRKDSQDERAILNRATYNRLKDMLVGQTASAAPKGVKKGEKITEDLLEGVERHEWFKFAVADDKRQAQIEAVKSQYDEAVKGIDDKFEDRKEKLERGDELAPGVLKMVKVFVAVKRKLQPGDKMAGRHGNKGVISRILPVEDMPFLEDGTPVDIVLNPLGVPSRMNVGQIFETHLGFAARGLGHQIAADLEQWKADNPNAAEDYKKAKPPQAVIDRLKAVYGEQYHDEIEARSTEEIVELAGNLTAGVPMGTPVFDGAREGDVTTELEKAGIHSSGQSVLYDGRTGDAFDRRVTVGIIYMLKLHHLVDDKIHARSIGPYSLVTQQPLGGKAQFGGQRFGEMEVWALQAYGAAYTLQEMLTVKSDDVIGRTKVYEAIVKGDDTFEAGIPESFNVLVKEMRSLGLNVELKSLSDGDEDEDEWPEAAE